The proteins below come from a single Pandoraea apista genomic window:
- a CDS encoding CinA family protein yields the protein MVSEQNLLTQLSIKVGNRLREERLMLATAESCTGGLVAAAITDISGSSEWFERGFVTYSNQAKSEMIGVPAELIEKHGAVSEPVARAMAQGALLNSRAQISLSITGVAGPGGGTPDKPVGMVCFGWTNRVTTIVETKHFKGDRTQVRSQAAQYALRGVIELLDRTDA from the coding sequence GTGGTCTCCGAACAGAATCTTCTCACTCAACTGTCAATAAAAGTCGGCAATCGTTTGCGTGAAGAACGACTGATGCTGGCAACCGCCGAGTCATGCACCGGCGGCCTTGTTGCCGCAGCGATTACCGACATTTCGGGCAGCAGCGAATGGTTCGAGCGCGGCTTCGTTACCTACTCGAATCAAGCCAAATCCGAGATGATCGGCGTGCCTGCCGAACTGATCGAAAAGCACGGTGCCGTGAGCGAACCCGTGGCGCGAGCGATGGCGCAAGGCGCGCTGCTCAATAGTCGAGCGCAGATTTCACTGTCGATCACGGGTGTCGCCGGCCCCGGTGGCGGCACACCCGACAAGCCCGTGGGTATGGTGTGTTTCGGATGGACCAATCGTGTCACAACCATCGTTGAGACGAAACACTTCAAGGGCGATCGCACGCAGGTGCGCAGTCAGGCGGCGCAATACGCGCTGCGCGGCGTGATCGAGTTGCTCGACCGCACCGACGCGTAA
- a CDS encoding NADP-dependent malic enzyme: MPTPIDPKLREAALEYHEFPTPGKIAIAPTKQLLNQRDLALAYSPGVAAACEEIVIDPLNASRYTARGNLVGVISNGTAVLGLGDIGPLASKPVMEGKGVLFKKFANIDVFDIEIDEKDPEKLVEIIAALEPTFGAINLEDIKAPECFIVERKLRERMKIPVFHDDQHGTAIVVAAALINGLKVVGKDLKSVKLVTSGAGAAALACLDLLVDMGLPIENVWVTDLAGVVYEGRTELMDPEKIRFSQKTDARSLAEVIGGADVFLGLSAAGVLKPEMVKTMADKPLIFALANPNPEITPELAKEVRPDCVMATGRTDYPNQVNNVLCFPFIFRGAIDVGATTITRSMEIAAVNALAELARQEQSDIVASAYGIKNLSFGPEYLIPKPFDPRLLVKVATAVAEAAMAAGVATRPLADVDAYSQSLQQFVYHSGGLMKPLFSVARSVPADKKRIAFAEGEEERVLRAVQVLVDERVATPVLVGRPAVIEHRIEQYGLRLTPGVDFTVVNPEHDERYRDYWETYHQLTNRKGVTASYARVEMRRRTTLIAAMLVRKGEADGLICGTVSTPGRHLHFIDRVIGKRAGGHVYAAMNALILPNRQIFLVDTHINQDPSAEELAEITLMAADEIRRFGIQPKVALLSHSNFGTSDANCARKMRETLAILQERAPELEVDGEMHGDCALDPELRARIMPESTLTGAANLLVMPNIDAANIAYNLLKTAAGNNVAIGPILLGAAKPVHILTESATVRRIINMAALVVADAAAQQELR; the protein is encoded by the coding sequence ATGCCCACGCCGATCGATCCGAAACTGCGCGAAGCTGCGCTCGAGTATCACGAATTCCCCACCCCCGGCAAAATCGCCATCGCGCCGACCAAGCAGTTGCTCAACCAACGCGATCTCGCGCTGGCATACTCGCCGGGCGTTGCGGCCGCGTGTGAGGAAATCGTCATCGATCCGCTCAATGCGTCGCGCTACACGGCGCGTGGCAATCTGGTCGGTGTGATTTCGAACGGTACCGCCGTGCTCGGTCTGGGCGATATTGGCCCGCTGGCATCGAAACCGGTGATGGAAGGCAAGGGCGTGCTGTTCAAGAAGTTCGCCAATATCGACGTGTTCGATATCGAGATCGACGAGAAGGACCCCGAGAAGCTCGTCGAGATCATCGCGGCGCTGGAACCGACCTTCGGTGCGATCAACCTTGAGGACATCAAGGCGCCCGAGTGCTTCATCGTGGAGCGCAAGTTGCGCGAACGCATGAAGATTCCGGTCTTCCACGACGATCAGCATGGCACCGCGATTGTGGTCGCCGCAGCACTGATTAACGGCCTGAAGGTCGTTGGCAAGGATCTGAAGTCGGTAAAGCTGGTCACGTCTGGCGCGGGCGCTGCCGCACTGGCTTGTCTGGACCTGCTGGTCGATATGGGGTTGCCCATCGAGAATGTCTGGGTGACGGACCTGGCAGGTGTGGTGTATGAGGGCCGTACCGAACTGATGGACCCGGAGAAGATCCGTTTCTCCCAAAAGACCGATGCACGCAGCCTGGCAGAAGTGATCGGCGGTGCAGACGTGTTCCTCGGCTTGTCGGCCGCCGGCGTGCTCAAGCCGGAAATGGTCAAGACGATGGCGGACAAGCCGCTGATCTTCGCGTTGGCCAACCCGAACCCGGAAATCACACCGGAGCTGGCGAAGGAAGTGCGCCCGGATTGCGTGATGGCCACGGGGCGCACCGATTATCCGAATCAAGTCAACAACGTACTGTGCTTCCCGTTCATCTTCCGTGGCGCCATCGACGTGGGCGCAACCACGATCACGCGCTCGATGGAAATTGCCGCTGTGAACGCACTGGCGGAATTGGCGCGTCAGGAGCAGAGCGATATCGTCGCGTCGGCTTACGGTATCAAGAACCTGTCGTTCGGTCCGGAGTATCTGATTCCGAAGCCGTTCGATCCGCGTTTGCTGGTGAAGGTCGCCACAGCCGTGGCCGAAGCGGCAATGGCCGCGGGTGTCGCCACGCGGCCGCTCGCGGATGTGGACGCCTACTCGCAATCGTTGCAGCAGTTCGTGTATCACAGCGGTGGTTTGATGAAGCCGCTCTTCTCCGTGGCGCGCAGCGTGCCTGCCGACAAGAAGCGCATTGCGTTCGCCGAGGGGGAAGAAGAGCGCGTGCTGCGTGCTGTGCAGGTGCTGGTAGACGAGCGTGTGGCCACGCCTGTTCTCGTTGGGCGCCCGGCGGTGATCGAACACCGTATCGAGCAATATGGACTGCGCCTGACACCGGGTGTCGATTTCACCGTCGTCAACCCTGAGCATGACGAGCGCTATCGCGATTACTGGGAGACATATCACCAGTTGACCAATCGCAAGGGCGTGACGGCATCGTATGCCCGTGTCGAAATGCGCCGCCGTACAACGCTGATTGCTGCCATGCTGGTGCGCAAGGGCGAGGCCGACGGCCTGATTTGCGGCACGGTCTCGACTCCGGGCCGTCATCTGCACTTCATCGATCGCGTGATCGGCAAGCGTGCGGGGGGGCATGTCTACGCCGCGATGAATGCGCTGATTCTGCCGAATCGTCAGATTTTCCTGGTCGATACGCATATCAATCAGGACCCGAGCGCCGAAGAACTCGCGGAGATCACTCTGATGGCGGCCGACGAGATTCGCCGTTTCGGCATTCAGCCGAAGGTGGCGTTGCTCTCGCACTCGAACTTCGGCACGAGCGATGCGAATTGCGCCCGCAAGATGCGCGAAACATTGGCGATTTTGCAGGAACGTGCGCCCGAACTGGAAGTCGACGGCGAAATGCACGGCGATTGCGCGCTCGACCCGGAACTGCGTGCGCGAATCATGCCGGAATCGACGTTGACCGGTGCCGCCAACCTGCTCGTCATGCCTAACATCGACGCCGCCAACATTGCCTACAACCTGCTCAAGACGGCTGCGGGCAACAACGTTGCGATCGGCCCGATTCTGCTGGGCGCCGCGAAACCGGTACACATCCTGACCGAATCGGCCACGGTACGCCGCATCATCAACATGGCCGCGCTGGTGGTGGCCGATGCGGCAGCGCAGCAAGAGTTGCGCTGA
- a CDS encoding phosphatidylglycerophosphatase A, whose protein sequence is MSTDQTATVNPGSGPRRPTSRFLLSHPAHLFSLGFGTGLSSFAPGTVGTLFGWASYLVLNLYLTVSGWGVLIAASLVGGVWICSYTAHKLGTQDPSAVVWDEIVAFWIVLLFITPASFGGQLVAFVLFRFFDAVKPPPIRYFDRTVKGGLGIMLDDLVAAFCTLLVIALWRSI, encoded by the coding sequence ATGAGCACTGATCAAACGGCCACCGTCAACCCGGGCAGTGGCCCGCGCCGGCCGACTTCGCGTTTCCTGCTGTCGCACCCTGCGCACCTGTTTTCGCTAGGTTTCGGCACAGGCCTGTCGTCATTCGCACCGGGCACGGTGGGAACGCTTTTCGGGTGGGCGTCGTATCTGGTGCTCAATCTGTATCTGACGGTGAGCGGCTGGGGCGTATTGATCGCCGCCTCCCTCGTTGGCGGGGTCTGGATTTGCAGTTATACGGCGCACAAACTCGGCACGCAGGACCCGAGTGCGGTCGTCTGGGATGAGATCGTCGCGTTTTGGATCGTGCTGCTGTTCATTACCCCGGCAAGCTTCGGCGGGCAACTGGTGGCGTTCGTTCTTTTCCGCTTTTTCGATGCCGTCAAACCGCCTCCCATCCGTTATTTCGATCGAACGGTCAAGGGCGGCCTCGGCATCATGCTGGACGATCTCGTCGCCGCATTCTGCACGCTGCTCGTGATCGCGCTGTGGCGCTCGATCTGA
- a CDS encoding ribonuclease domain-containing protein: protein MARWLHRGIVALTAAGSVFLAGNTVARETAPYVTDQTATVSVAELPREAQRTLTLIAQGGPFPYAKDGIVFGNYEKRLPKKPRGYYHEYTVPTPGARNRGARRIICGGDQRTVDPCYYTQDHYNSFRRIRE from the coding sequence ATGGCACGTTGGCTTCATCGGGGCATCGTGGCGCTGACAGCGGCTGGTAGTGTTTTTCTGGCGGGCAATACCGTGGCGCGCGAAACCGCGCCATACGTCACGGATCAAACGGCAACGGTGTCCGTTGCCGAGTTGCCTCGCGAAGCGCAGCGCACGCTGACGCTGATTGCCCAGGGCGGGCCGTTCCCTTATGCCAAGGATGGCATTGTGTTCGGGAACTACGAAAAGCGCCTGCCCAAAAAGCCGCGCGGCTATTACCATGAATATACGGTGCCGACTCCCGGTGCCCGCAATAGGGGTGCCAGGCGCATCATCTGCGGCGGCGACCAACGTACAGTGGATCCGTGTTACTACACCCAAGATCACTACAACAGCTTTAGACGCATAAGGGAATGA
- the aroE gene encoding shikimate dehydrogenase, whose product MTNQTPSGDLPADRYAVIGHPVEHSQSPFIHAEFARETGQHLTYERLLAPLDAFAATVRTFIESGARGANVTVPFKLEAHALAERLTERAQAAGAVNTLVFDAQGITGDNTDGVGLVRDIEGPLGVSLKGRRVLLLGAGGASRGAMLPLIEAQPAALFVANRTPARADELVARFTTAARRHGVALAGGGWEATPAAFDVVINATAGSLQGDVPPLPAGVYAAGSLAYDMMYGAQPTVFMTHALSAGAAHAADGLGMLVEQAAEAFAVWRGVRPSTEAVRAALRARLAAKG is encoded by the coding sequence ATGACAAACCAAACGCCATCCGGGGATCTGCCGGCCGATCGCTACGCGGTGATCGGTCATCCAGTCGAACACAGTCAGTCGCCGTTCATTCACGCCGAGTTTGCGCGCGAGACGGGGCAGCATCTCACCTATGAGCGTCTGCTCGCGCCACTCGACGCGTTCGCGGCCACGGTGCGGACGTTCATCGAAAGCGGTGCGCGGGGGGCGAACGTCACGGTGCCGTTCAAGCTCGAGGCGCACGCGCTTGCTGAGCGTCTGACCGAGCGTGCGCAGGCGGCGGGGGCTGTCAACACACTGGTGTTCGACGCACAGGGCATTACCGGCGACAACACCGATGGCGTGGGCCTCGTGCGCGACATCGAGGGACCGCTTGGCGTTTCGCTCAAGGGGCGTCGCGTGTTGCTGCTCGGTGCCGGCGGGGCGTCGCGCGGGGCGATGCTGCCGCTGATCGAAGCGCAACCGGCGGCGCTGTTCGTCGCCAACCGCACGCCCGCACGTGCCGACGAACTGGTTGCCCGTTTCACGACAGCGGCACGGCGTCATGGTGTGGCGCTCGCGGGGGGCGGTTGGGAGGCAACACCGGCGGCGTTCGATGTGGTCATCAATGCCACGGCCGGCAGCTTGCAGGGAGATGTACCGCCGCTGCCGGCGGGGGTCTACGCAGCCGGCTCGCTGGCCTACGACATGATGTACGGCGCGCAACCCACGGTATTCATGACGCACGCGTTGTCGGCGGGCGCGGCACACGCGGCGGACGGGCTCGGTATGCTCGTCGAACAGGCGGCCGAGGCATTCGCCGTGTGGCGTGGTGTGCGTCCGTCGACCGAAGCCGTGCGCGCAGCGTTGCGTGCGCGGCTCGCCGCGAAGGGTTGA
- the pyrF gene encoding orotidine-5'-phosphate decarboxylase, translating to MTFTEVLNAAWTRNNSLLCVGLDPEPSRIPAHLQGQPDAIFEFCRRIVDATAPYACAFKPQIAYFAAHRAEDQLEQLIAHIHADHPGLPVILDAKRGDIGSTAEQYAREAFERYRADAVTVNPYMGFDSLEPYLAHTEKGVIVLCRTSNPGGSDLQFLDVDGKPLYQTVARLAAGPWNTSGQIGLVVGATFPAEIASVRSIVGDMPLLIPGVGAQGGDVEATVKAGRTANGTGMMINSSRAIIYAGRDEQFAEAAAVAAQKTRDSINAYR from the coding sequence ATGACATTCACCGAAGTTCTCAACGCCGCCTGGACGCGCAACAATTCGCTGCTTTGCGTGGGGCTGGACCCCGAGCCGTCGCGCATTCCTGCGCACCTACAAGGTCAGCCAGACGCGATTTTCGAGTTTTGCCGCCGTATCGTGGACGCCACCGCTCCGTACGCGTGTGCATTCAAGCCGCAGATTGCCTATTTCGCCGCGCACCGCGCGGAAGACCAGCTTGAGCAGTTGATCGCGCATATCCACGCCGATCATCCGGGGCTGCCGGTGATTCTCGATGCCAAGCGCGGCGATATCGGCAGCACCGCCGAGCAGTACGCGCGTGAAGCCTTCGAGCGCTATCGTGCCGACGCGGTCACGGTGAATCCGTATATGGGTTTCGATTCGTTGGAGCCGTATCTCGCGCATACCGAAAAGGGCGTGATCGTGTTGTGCCGTACGTCGAACCCGGGTGGCAGCGATTTGCAGTTCCTCGATGTCGATGGCAAGCCGCTGTATCAAACGGTGGCGCGTCTGGCGGCGGGGCCGTGGAACACGAGCGGCCAGATCGGTCTGGTGGTCGGCGCTACGTTCCCGGCGGAAATCGCGTCCGTACGCAGCATCGTTGGCGATATGCCGCTGCTGATTCCGGGGGTGGGAGCTCAGGGTGGCGACGTCGAGGCGACCGTCAAGGCGGGTCGTACCGCCAACGGTACCGGCATGATGATCAACTCGTCGCGCGCCATCATCTATGCGGGGCGCGACGAACAATTCGCCGAGGCTGCGGCAGTGGCTGCGCAGAAGACGCGCGACAGCATCAATGCTTATCGCTAA
- a CDS encoding barstar family protein, with the protein MSEPVFAQERGKDLMADPFGAGEGNLFKQVLGLHAVARAGRRHTLSEEGDMSLFKTVRPNIVQSIRAFRVPELAAEAERLGQHFLYANCSMAQSKAEVLETIATSFLFPKHFGKNYDALHDCLTDLVSHSGPQPGFVVVLEGLPVVTKFDKDGRETLLDVFRDAAEFWSERRVSFRVFYSFA; encoded by the coding sequence ATGAGTGAGCCGGTTTTCGCACAGGAACGCGGGAAAGATCTTATGGCAGATCCATTCGGTGCGGGCGAGGGCAACTTGTTCAAGCAGGTGCTGGGCCTGCATGCTGTCGCGCGAGCCGGCCGCCGCCATACCTTATCGGAAGAGGGAGATATGAGTCTTTTCAAGACCGTCAGGCCGAATATCGTGCAGTCGATCCGCGCATTCCGCGTGCCGGAGCTGGCCGCAGAGGCCGAGCGACTCGGGCAGCACTTCCTTTACGCCAATTGTTCAATGGCGCAGAGCAAGGCCGAGGTGCTGGAGACGATTGCCACGTCGTTCCTGTTCCCCAAGCATTTCGGGAAGAACTACGACGCGTTGCATGACTGCCTCACCGACCTCGTGAGCCACTCGGGTCCGCAACCGGGATTCGTGGTGGTGCTGGAGGGGCTGCCGGTGGTGACAAAGTTCGACAAGGACGGCCGGGAGACCCTGCTTGACGTGTTCCGCGATGCTGCTGAGTTCTGGTCGGAACGTCGTGTGAGTTTCCGCGTTTTCTACTCATTTGCCTGA
- the lpxO gene encoding lipid A hydroxylase LpxO, whose amino-acid sequence MKWIVLAIFAACAVYVHFRGKVRHRFFRQLSDHSTFLSPLNVFMYTFSRVPTTPYLKTENFPELEPLRQNWEAIRAEAVSLLEASRIKASDKYNDVGFNSFFKSGWKRFYLKWYDDAHPSANELCPVTTRLVRQIPTIKAAMFAELPHGSRLVRHRDPFAGSLRFHLGLVTPNDDRCYIDVDGQRYSWRDGEGVVFDETYIHYAENQSGQNRVILFCDVERPMKYRWAQAINHWFGRHLVGAAASPNEAGDRTGGLNKAFKYIYSIRIVGKRLKAWNRYVYYAVKWALFGGIALWIFW is encoded by the coding sequence ATGAAATGGATTGTTCTGGCGATCTTTGCTGCTTGTGCTGTATATGTGCATTTTCGCGGTAAAGTTCGCCATCGATTTTTCCGCCAGCTCTCCGATCATTCGACGTTTCTGTCGCCACTGAATGTGTTCATGTACACGTTCTCTCGTGTGCCGACGACGCCGTATCTGAAAACCGAGAACTTCCCGGAACTCGAGCCATTACGCCAGAACTGGGAGGCCATTCGTGCCGAAGCGGTGTCATTGCTCGAAGCGAGCCGGATCAAGGCGTCGGACAAGTACAACGACGTCGGTTTCAATTCCTTCTTCAAGAGTGGCTGGAAGCGCTTCTACCTCAAGTGGTATGACGATGCACACCCGTCCGCCAATGAACTCTGCCCGGTGACCACCCGTCTCGTGCGCCAGATCCCCACGATCAAGGCTGCGATGTTCGCCGAATTGCCGCACGGCAGCCGTCTGGTGCGGCATCGGGACCCGTTCGCGGGGTCGCTGCGTTTTCACCTTGGACTGGTCACGCCGAACGACGACCGTTGCTACATTGATGTCGACGGCCAGCGCTACAGTTGGCGCGACGGCGAAGGCGTGGTATTCGATGAGACGTACATTCACTACGCCGAGAATCAGAGCGGTCAGAACCGGGTCATTCTGTTCTGCGATGTCGAGCGTCCGATGAAATATCGCTGGGCGCAGGCGATCAACCACTGGTTCGGCCGTCATCTTGTCGGCGCGGCGGCGTCGCCCAACGAGGCGGGCGACCGTACCGGGGGGCTGAACAAAGCGTTCAAGTATATTTACTCGATTCGCATTGTCGGCAAACGCCTCAAGGCTTGGAACCGCTACGTGTACTATGCGGTGAAATGGGCTTTGTTCGGCGGCATTGCGCTGTGGATCTTCTGGTGA
- a CDS encoding mechanosensitive ion channel family protein: MNEVTTPLASFDAVMGFLAGNAIRYGLSFVQAVLILLIGFWVAKRLANFVHRTLSRSPHFDATLKPLIESVVLWSVRIITLIAVLAQFGVQTASIIAVLGAAGLAIGLALQGTLQNIAAGTMLLVLRPFRNGDYITAGSSVAGTVDEIGLFTTTLTNADGIYVCVPNNQIWGQPITNFSRNATRRMEITVGIALDDDLDAAMSALRAHVTDDERVLDKPAPEIMVKQVSDSAVIVNVRVWSLLGNYWSLYWDLQRSVKETVEGAGCSLPFPTRTIMQVPAQTIPDAAQPRH; encoded by the coding sequence ATGAATGAAGTTACGACCCCTCTCGCGTCTTTCGACGCGGTGATGGGTTTCCTCGCTGGCAACGCCATTCGCTACGGCCTGTCGTTCGTACAGGCTGTGCTGATTCTGCTGATCGGCTTCTGGGTCGCGAAACGACTGGCCAACTTTGTCCATCGCACGCTAAGCCGCTCGCCGCACTTCGACGCCACGCTCAAGCCGCTCATCGAGTCGGTCGTGCTGTGGTCGGTACGCATCATTACCCTCATTGCGGTACTTGCGCAGTTCGGCGTGCAGACGGCCAGCATCATCGCCGTACTTGGCGCTGCCGGCCTGGCGATCGGTCTCGCGTTGCAGGGCACGTTGCAGAACATCGCTGCGGGCACGATGCTGCTCGTATTGCGCCCCTTCCGTAACGGCGACTACATTACCGCCGGTTCGTCCGTTGCAGGTACGGTCGACGAGATCGGTCTGTTCACGACCACGCTCACGAATGCCGACGGTATTTATGTCTGTGTGCCGAACAACCAGATCTGGGGTCAGCCGATCACCAACTTCAGCCGCAACGCTACGCGTCGCATGGAGATCACCGTGGGCATTGCGCTCGACGACGACCTCGACGCCGCCATGAGCGCCCTGCGCGCGCATGTCACCGACGACGAGCGAGTGCTCGACAAACCCGCGCCTGAAATCATGGTCAAGCAGGTCAGCGACAGTGCCGTGATCGTGAACGTGCGTGTCTGGTCGCTGCTGGGCAACTACTGGAGCCTGTATTGGGATCTGCAGCGCAGCGTCAAGGAAACGGTTGAGGGTGCGGGCTGCTCGCTGCCCTTCCCGACGCGCACGATCATGCAAGTCCCTGCCCAGACGATACCGGACGCAGCACAGCCCCGGCACTAG
- the thiL gene encoding thiamine-phosphate kinase — protein sequence MTPTIPSTSPLSEFSLIDRFFAHATRQSEHVTLGIGDDCALLRPPAGEQIAISTDMLVEGRHFFPDVDPCALGHKTLAVNLSDLAAMGARPMGFTLALALPDSDPAWLAPFAQGLSALADRYGCPLIGGDTTRGPRNLCVTIFGSVPDTQALRRSAAQPGDDIWVSGTLGDARLALGALRGEWSLQADDLALARHAMDWPEPQISLGLALRGVARAALDISDGLLGDLGHILERSNVSAQVNVDALPRSALLSSQTPAVQRRCTLAGGDDYQLCFCADSAQRHRIAAIGDELGIRVTRIGTIAVPDARQTMLQLHDNTGAAVVADFKSFDHFQ from the coding sequence ATGACCCCGACCATCCCGTCGACTTCGCCGCTGTCCGAGTTCTCGCTGATCGACCGTTTCTTTGCCCATGCCACGCGCCAGAGCGAGCACGTGACGCTCGGCATCGGTGACGATTGCGCGTTGCTGCGCCCGCCGGCCGGCGAGCAAATCGCAATTTCAACCGACATGCTCGTTGAAGGCCGTCATTTCTTCCCTGACGTCGATCCGTGCGCGCTCGGCCACAAGACGCTCGCGGTCAATCTCTCGGATCTGGCGGCGATGGGCGCACGGCCCATGGGTTTCACGTTGGCCCTCGCCCTGCCCGATAGCGATCCCGCCTGGCTCGCCCCCTTCGCGCAAGGTCTCAGCGCGTTAGCCGACCGCTACGGGTGCCCGCTAATTGGCGGCGACACCACGCGCGGTCCGCGCAATCTTTGTGTGACGATATTCGGCAGCGTGCCCGACACCCAGGCACTGCGGCGCAGCGCGGCGCAACCGGGCGACGACATCTGGGTCTCCGGCACCCTTGGCGATGCCCGCCTGGCGCTCGGGGCGTTGCGCGGCGAATGGTCGCTGCAAGCCGACGATCTCGCGCTCGCGCGCCACGCGATGGACTGGCCGGAGCCTCAGATATCGCTCGGTCTGGCGCTTCGAGGCGTCGCACGCGCAGCGCTCGACATATCGGATGGATTGCTCGGCGACCTCGGCCACATTCTGGAGCGTTCGAACGTGAGTGCGCAGGTCAATGTCGATGCGCTACCCCGATCCGCGCTGCTTTCCTCGCAAACGCCTGCGGTTCAACGACGATGTACGCTTGCGGGCGGAGACGACTATCAACTGTGTTTCTGTGCCGACAGCGCGCAACGGCATCGAATCGCGGCGATCGGCGACGAACTCGGGATACGCGTCACGCGTATCGGTACAATAGCGGTTCCCGACGCGCGCCAAACGATGCTGCAACTCCATGACAATACCGGCGCGGCCGTCGTTGCCGATTTCAAAAGTTTCGACCATTTCCAATGA
- the mtgA gene encoding monofunctional biosynthetic peptidoglycan transglycosylase: protein MTATRRAPRTSRKRRWGPWQWIAYVVTLLFVGVLATQLYYFVQIGWWVRFNPQSTAFMRAAEARLRETDPKATLKHEWVPYDQISRNLKRAIIASEDANFVNHDGFEIDAMLGAWEKNQKKGRIVAGGSTLSQQLAKNLFLSSEKSYLRKAEELSITWMLEFWMDKQRIFEIYLNSVEWGEGVFGAEAAARYYYGIPASKLSPWQAARLAVMLPRPRYFDTHRNSPYLAQRAGVIARRMGAAELPQ from the coding sequence ATGACCGCGACTCGACGCGCCCCTCGCACGTCCCGCAAGCGCCGCTGGGGACCGTGGCAATGGATCGCCTACGTCGTTACGCTGCTCTTCGTGGGCGTGCTGGCTACGCAGCTCTACTACTTCGTGCAAATCGGCTGGTGGGTGCGCTTCAATCCGCAGTCGACGGCGTTCATGCGCGCGGCTGAGGCGAGACTGCGCGAGACCGATCCGAAGGCGACGCTCAAACATGAATGGGTGCCGTACGATCAGATTTCGCGCAATCTGAAGCGCGCGATCATCGCGAGCGAAGACGCGAACTTCGTCAACCACGACGGCTTCGAGATCGATGCGATGCTCGGCGCGTGGGAGAAAAATCAGAAGAAGGGACGTATCGTCGCGGGCGGCTCCACGCTATCGCAGCAGTTGGCCAAGAATCTGTTCCTGTCGAGCGAGAAGAGTTACCTGCGCAAAGCCGAGGAGTTGAGCATTACCTGGATGCTCGAATTCTGGATGGATAAGCAACGCATCTTCGAGATCTATCTCAATTCGGTGGAGTGGGGCGAAGGTGTGTTCGGTGCCGAAGCGGCCGCACGTTACTACTACGGTATTCCTGCCTCGAAGCTCTCACCGTGGCAGGCGGCGCGTCTGGCGGTGATGTTGCCGCGTCCACGCTATTTCGACACGCATCGCAATTCGCCGTACCTCGCGCAGCGCGCGGGTGTGATTGCACGTCGTATGGGGGCTGCGGAGTTACCTCAGTAG
- the corA gene encoding magnesium/cobalt transporter CorA codes for MINAFVIHHGRLQQVTCDHPSDLASVSPVWVDLHSESEEERRWVEEAYGVKLPSRDEVTDIEASARYYEDDGGVLHIRTDFLLDDEEQSRNVPVAFVVLKDLLISIHDEDLPVFRLVRMRARIRPGSVRDAMDVLLDLYSTDAEYSADSLEGVYAALEEVSKRVLGKNLTDADAAKALESIAAEEDLNGRIRRNVMDTRRAVSFLMRARMLKDEQYQEGKQILRDIESLDNHTAYLFDKINFLMDATIGFININQNKIIKIFSVAAVAFLPPTLIASIYGMNFQMMPELHWEVGYPFAIGLMILSAIAPFLYFRHRGWLD; via the coding sequence TTGATCAATGCCTTCGTCATCCATCATGGCCGCCTGCAACAGGTGACTTGTGATCACCCCAGCGACCTTGCCAGCGTCTCGCCGGTCTGGGTCGATTTACATAGCGAATCGGAAGAGGAGCGCCGCTGGGTAGAAGAGGCCTACGGTGTCAAGTTGCCGTCACGCGACGAGGTGACCGACATTGAGGCATCGGCACGTTATTACGAAGACGATGGTGGCGTGCTCCACATCCGTACGGATTTCCTGCTCGACGACGAAGAACAGTCGCGCAACGTGCCGGTCGCGTTCGTGGTGCTCAAGGATTTGCTCATCTCCATTCACGACGAAGATCTGCCGGTGTTCCGGTTGGTGCGCATGCGTGCGCGCATTCGTCCGGGGTCGGTTCGCGACGCCATGGACGTCTTGCTCGATCTCTATTCGACCGATGCCGAGTATTCGGCCGATTCGCTCGAAGGGGTATATGCCGCGCTTGAAGAGGTGAGCAAGCGGGTGCTGGGCAAGAACCTGACCGATGCGGACGCCGCCAAGGCGCTGGAGAGTATCGCCGCCGAGGAAGATCTGAACGGGCGGATTCGCCGGAACGTGATGGATACGCGCCGCGCGGTGTCGTTCCTCATGCGCGCCCGTATGCTCAAGGACGAGCAGTACCAGGAGGGCAAGCAGATCTTGCGCGATATCGAGTCGCTCGATAACCACACGGCGTATCTGTTCGACAAGATCAACTTTCTGATGGATGCCACGATTGGCTTCATCAACATCAACCAGAACAAGATCATCAAGATCTTCTCGGTGGCGGCGGTCGCCTTCCTTCCGCCGACGTTGATCGCCAGTATTTACGGCATGAATTTCCAAATGATGCCGGAGCTGCATTGGGAGGTCGGTTATCCGTTCGCCATCGGCCTGATGATCCTGTCGGCAATTGCGCCGTTCCTGTACTTCCGTCATCGCGGCTGGCTCGACTAA